The window ATTTGCCTCCGTTTAATCTGATATGTATTTGTTGTTGTAACCAAGGATGATGGGTTGCATTTTCGTCATCCTTGGGTGTTTGGTGTCCAGGAGGAGATCGAGAGTCTGACAAAACGTGTGAAGGAGTCCGAGGAGGTGACTCTTTTGGTGGCAAAACTCAATAAACAGATTGAAACACTGGCGGTGAGAATCCTCCTATATTTAGATAATACAGTAGTTCTATTTTTTTGACATTTGTGAGTGTTTGTGAGTGTTTTATTTTGACATTGGATGATAATTTTGACATTTGTGAGTGTTTTCCATTTTCCAGGAACAGGTTCACGACCTCAATGTCAAAGTACGTGTCCTACAGAAGGTCTGCTTCGACTAAAAATAGAAGGTACGCCTCAATCTCATGAAAACTGTTTGAGTTATTGTTTTATgtgtcttggttggtttatttTAGTTGGAAAAATGAACTAGACGGAATAAAACGGCAGtagaattttatttgaaattgaaaaatagCTAATTTTCAATCTGATTCTAATTTATAGTTCAGCTTTAACTgaactataaattaatttttcttatatatatgatCCGGTTTGAACTTAAACTGAACTAGAAGTGCATCGAGAACTAGAAGTACAATGATTTGATGTGTAATGAATGCATAGCTTTGGTGGTTGGTTGCTGTGATTTCTTTGCTTTGATGTCTTCGCTGTGATGTAGTAGCTGTGAAGTAGTAGATTCATTAATTCTTACATTAACTATAATGAATGTTTGGTAGTTAGATTTAGTTTAATTGTTCTCTGCTAAAACTAGTTTAAAACCATAGGACCTCCTCTAGAGAAAACACAAACGAAAATGGATCCTCTCTACGCTAACTCTACCGGGTTTGTCCACTCTCCCGGTTTTGTTAACCTCTCATCTTCACAGAACACTCAAACAATAGACGTAGCCGCTTCTCAGTTCCCTAGCTTTAGTAGTCAGAGCTCTGTAGGTCCTAAGCCACCGGAAAGGCGGAAGTGGACGACAAAAGAAGACTTGGTGCTGATCAGTGCTTGGTTGAACACCAGCAAGGATCCGATTGTCGGTAATGAGCAGAAGGCAGGGGCGTTTTGGAAGAGAATAGAGGACTACGTTAACGCCAGCCCTCTGCTGATTGGCTCTCCTCCTAGAGAGTCTAGTCAGTGTAAGCAGAGGTGGGGGAGAGTGAACGACTCAGTGGGGAAGTTTGTAGGATCCTTTGAGGCCGCGTTGAAGAACCAAGCCAGTGGCCAAAACGAGAATGATGTAATGAAGGTTGCGCATGAAATCTACACTAATGACCATGGG of the Brassica rapa cultivar Chiifu-401-42 chromosome A03, CAAS_Brap_v3.01, whole genome shotgun sequence genome contains:
- the LOC108869087 gene encoding uncharacterized protein LOC108869087 isoform X2, with the translated sequence MDPAEERREMKRQKEHYMMLQCAADAQYGIPTRCLCGSRIINEVRGKEEYDSLPGKRFFTCKNYEDDGLHFRHPWVFGVQEEIESLTKRVKESEEVTLLVAKLNKQIETLAEQVHDLNVKVRVLQKVCFD
- the LOC108869087 gene encoding glutathione S-transferase T3-like isoform X1; its protein translation is MDPLYANSTGFVHSPGFVNLSSSQNTQTIDVAASQFPSFSSQSSVGPKPPERRKWTTKEDLVLISAWLNTSKDPIVGNEQKAGAFWKRIEDYVNASPLLIGSPPRESSQCKQRWGRVNDSVGKFVGSFEAALKNQASGQNENDVMKVAHEIYTNDHGALFILEHCWRELRFDQKWRSQHLSKDGAKDKGKESADKRKDKAEVVVDDDEVRPPGVKASKAAKRRKHGNEAAFDQINDILAVKNDISNKKILSRLLARPEDTLSDIEVSLKNKLMSEML